GATGGCGCCGACCTGGCGGCCGTCCGCCTTGATCGCGAAGTTGATCTTCCCGAAGACGTTCTGCTGGACGATCTCGCCGACCGGCTGTCCGTCGGGGCGGGTCACGATCACCCGCGACTTGAAGATCTTCGCCGGGCGGGTCAGCAGCAGCACCGGCCGCCCGTGGGCGTCGCGGATCTCCAGTCGCTGCGTCAGGTACTGGTCGATGCTGGCGAGGAAGCGCACGATCTTGCGCAGCGTGCTCTGGCCGACCTGGACCACCGAGCCGAGCTGGTTGCCCTGCTGGTCCATCACCTTGTACTCGTTGGTGAGCTCGATCAGCTTCGCCTTCTGGTTCACCACCAGCACCGGCTCGCTGAACAGGGAGCCGCCGCCGGGGCCGCTCGGCGTGACCCCGGCCTGCTGCTGCACCTGGCGCTGGACCCGGGC
The window above is part of the Streptomyces sp. NBC_00425 genome. Proteins encoded here:
- a CDS encoding phospholipid scramblase-related protein — translated: MTTHSNTPAGWYPDPHGAAQTLRYWDGAQWTEQTHADGKGGPAPQIPQQAGPDARVQRQVQQQAGVTPSGPGGGSLFSEPVLVVNQKAKLIELTNEYKVMDQQGNQLGSVVQVGQSTLRKIVRFLASIDQYLTQRLEIRDAHGRPVLLLTRPAKIFKSRVIVTRPDGQPVGEIVQQNVFGKINFAIKADGRQVGAIKAENWRAWNFAIVDHADNEVARITKTWEGLAKTMFTTADNYVLQIHYQLPEPLLSLVVATALTVDTALKQDARGLG